The Candidatus Binataceae bacterium genome contains the following window.
GCGATGCCGCCGCCGATCACCAGATAGTCGCTGTTGAGGTGGGTCATGAGGATCGCGGGAAAGCAGCGTCGCGCCGCATTTTCAACGCTACGTTACGAATCTGTTAACAGTCAACGCTAACACAAGCGGAGCGCGGGCCGCTGCGCGGATCGAGAGCAAGTCTGCGGGTCGAGCAATCCCCGCAACCGCCGTTGGTCTCGTTGACACCCGTTGGTTCCGCAACCAAGATCGATCATCCATTCTCAAGTAGGGACGTGAAATCACGATGGCTGAAGTAGGCGAACTGGAACCCGCAGAACTCAAGCGCCGGCTCGATCGCGGCGACGCGATCACGGTGCTCGACGTGCGCGAACACGAGGAGCTCCGCATCGCCGCTCTGCCCGGGGCGGTACATATTCCGATGGGCGAAATCCCGTCACGGCTGACCGAGCTCGACCCCGACGTCGAATTGGTCGTCGTATGCCATCACGGGATGCGTAGTGCGCAGGTCGCGCAGTATCTGGCGCGCACCGGCTTCGAGCGCGTGTCGAACCTGAGCGGTGGCATCGACGAATGGTCGGCGACGGTCGATCCCGCTACGCCGCGCTACTGACAGTCGCAACCCCGAGGCCTTGGCAATGA
Protein-coding sequences here:
- a CDS encoding rhodanese-like domain-containing protein; the encoded protein is MAEVGELEPAELKRRLDRGDAITVLDVREHEELRIAALPGAVHIPMGEIPSRLTELDPDVELVVVCHHGMRSAQVAQYLARTGFERVSNLSGGIDEWSATVDPATPRY